From Labeo rohita strain BAU-BD-2019 chromosome 18, IGBB_LRoh.1.0, whole genome shotgun sequence, the proteins below share one genomic window:
- the kcnj5 gene encoding G protein-activated inward rectifier potassium channel 4 translates to MAGDSRVHMDHDMEIGVTPREQVKKLPKHLREPQIPTDRTHLISDPVKKPRQRYVQKDGKCNVHHGNVQETYRYLSDLFTTLVDLRWRLSFFIFTLVYVVNWLFFGFLWWLIALIRGDLLHADEEGWTPCVENLNSFVSAFLFSIETETTIGYGYRVITEKCPEGIILLLVQAILGSIVNAMMVGCMFVKISQPKNRAETLMFSHKAVISVRDNKMCLMFRVGDLRNSHIVEASIRAKLIRSQQTKEGEFIPLNQTDINIGFDTGDDRLFLVSPLIISHEINEKSPFWEMSRAQMEKEEFEIVVILEGMVEATGMTCQARSSYLDSEVLWGYRFTPVLSLEKGFYEVDYNNFHDIYETNTPTCSAKELSARLKESPLLPHLPLLSPDLRQHTDPFSPQTTRDEQDKDGEKPAETNNGSANRLEENP, encoded by the exons ATGGCAGGAGATTCTCGCGTCCACATGGACCACGACATGGAGATAGGAGTGACTCCAAGAGAG CAGGTGAAGAAACTCCCCAAGCACCTGAGGGAACCACAAATCCCCACAGATCGCACCCACCTCATCTCTGATCCTGTTAAGAAACCCCGTCAGCGCTATGTACAGAAAGACGGCAAGTGCAATGTTCATCACGGAAACGTTCAAGAGACGTATCGTTATCTCAGCGACCTCTTCACAACACTGGTGGACTTACGTTGGCGCCTCAGTTTCTTCATTTTTACGTTGGTCTACGTGGTAAACTGGCTGTTCTTTGGGTTTTTGTGGTGGCTTATTGCGCTAATACGAGGAGATCTTCTACACGCAGATGAAGAGGGCTGGACCCCTTGTGTTGAAAACCTCAACAGCTTTGTCTCAGCTTTTCTCTTTTCCATCGAAACCGAGACCACCATTGGCTATGGCTATCGTGTCATCACAGAGAAGTGCCCAGAAGGGATTATACTTCTACTGGTGCAGGCCATCTTGGGGTCTATTGTCAACGCCATGATGGTgggctgcatgtttgtaaagaTCTCGCAGCCCAAGAACCGAGCAGAGACGTTGATGTTCTCCCACAAGGCTGTAATCTCAGTGAGGGACAACAAGATGTGCCTGATGTTCAGAGTGGGTGACCTGCGGAATTCACACATTGTGGAAGCGTCAATCCGTGCCAAACTCATTCGTTCACAGCAGACCAAGGAGGGTGAGTTCATTCCACTCAACCAGACGGACATCAACATTGGCTTTGACACAGGAGATGACCGCCTCTTCCTGGTTTCGCCTCTCATCATCTCACACGAGATTAACGAGAAGAGCCCTTTCTGGGAAATGTCCCGGGCACAGATGGAGAAGGAAGAGTTTGAGATTGTCGTCATCTTGGAGGGCATGGTTGAAGCTACAG GCATGACGTGTCAAGCACGCAGCTCCTACCTGGACTCGGAAGTGCTGTGGGGCTACCGCTTCACTCCGGTGCTTTCTCTGGAAAAGGGCTTCTACGAAGTCGACTACAACAACTTCCACGATATATACGAGACCAACACCCCAACCTGTAGCGCTAAAGAACTGTCCGCTCGATTAAAAGAGAGTCCACTCCTGCCTCACCTGCCGCTCCTAAGCCCCGACCTCAGGCAGCACACTGACCCCTTCTCCCCCCAAACCACACGGGACGAGCAGGACAAGGACGGCGAGAAGCCCGCGGAGACCAACAACGGCTCTGCCAACCGCTTGGAGGAGAACCCTTGA